The Methylopila sp. M107 genome contains the following window.
CACCGCCTCGGTCACGCTGACGGGCGTCGGGCTCGACGACCTGCACAGGAACGACTTCATCTTCGACTGACGCCCAAACCGGTTTAACGTCCCGACGCCACCACGCCCGCCGCGGGAAAAGGCCCGCGGCGGGCCGCATATCGGAGAGAGCCCCTGATGTCCGACGTCCTCGTCGCGGTCGAGACGGTTTCGCGCGCCAAGCAGCTCAAGGCCGCCACCGGCGCGCTCCACGAGGCGCTCGACGCGCGGATGATGGGAGCCGACCTGTTTTCGAGCCGCGACCGCTACGCGCTGTTCCTCGCCATGCAGCGGCGGCTGCACGCAGGGATCGCGCCGCTCTACGGCGAGCCCGCGCTGGCCGCGCTCGTTCCGGATCTGCCCGGGCGCGCAAAGCTCGTCGAAATCGACCGGGACTTTGCGGACATCGGCGCGACGCCGCCCGCGGACGAGCCCGTCTTCGTCGATCCGAAGGACGTGCCGGCCGCGCTCGGCTGGCTCTATGTCGCCGAAGGCTCGAGCCTCGGGGCGGCCTTCCTGCTGAAGGCGGCCGAGGCGCTCGGCCTCAGCGTGGAGCACGGCGCCCGTCATCTCGCGGCGCATCCGGAGGGGAGGGGGCTCCACTGGCGCAGGTTCACGCAGGCGCTCGACGCCGTGGAACTGACGGAGGCCGAGGAGGCGCGCGCGGAGGCAGCCGCCGTCGTGGCGTTCCGGCGGGTCAGCCGGATCGCGGAAGAGACGCTGGCGGGCGCCTGAGGGCGCAGCGAGCGGCGCGCACGAGCGTCCGATTTCGCCTCGGCCCGCGCAAGTCATTGCCGGAGAACGGAAACCCCCTCACCTGGCGCTTCGCGCCGACCTCTCCCCGCAGGGGAGAGGTGAAGAAGCGGCGCCGTCCTTAAC
Protein-coding sequences here:
- a CDS encoding biliverdin-producing heme oxygenase, producing MSDVLVAVETVSRAKQLKAATGALHEALDARMMGADLFSSRDRYALFLAMQRRLHAGIAPLYGEPALAALVPDLPGRAKLVEIDRDFADIGATPPADEPVFVDPKDVPAALGWLYVAEGSSLGAAFLLKAAEALGLSVEHGARHLAAHPEGRGLHWRRFTQALDAVELTEAEEARAEAAAVVAFRRVSRIAEETLAGA